Proteins from a single region of Streptomyces sp. HUAS 15-9:
- a CDS encoding iron chelate uptake ABC transporter family permease subunit encodes MAVVWLLRSRLNVLTFGDEEAQALGVPVKALRVVLVVSATLLTTASVCVGGLIGWVGLVVPHLLVVDDIARLLLDRESIRDTDTATSSVGHDACRPRATKWVEGFCGQAAPYWPTELTLVHITMECSEGNRATIVHPNAAGHANLAAHVEAAVRAALCPWGKPWGARPPEWCTTSTW; translated from the coding sequence CTGGCCGTCGTCTGGCTGCTGCGCTCCAGGCTGAACGTCCTGACGTTCGGCGACGAGGAGGCCCAGGCCCTGGGCGTGCCGGTGAAGGCGCTGCGGGTCGTCCTTGTCGTCAGTGCGACGTTGCTGACCACCGCCAGCGTCTGCGTGGGCGGACTGATCGGCTGGGTCGGGCTGGTCGTCCCCCATCTCCTGGTGGTCGACGACATCGCACGCCTGCTGCTGGACCGCGAGTCGATCCGAGATACCGACACCGCCACCTCCAGCGTCGGCCACGACGCGTGCCGGCCCCGGGCGACGAAGTGGGTGGAAGGCTTCTGCGGGCAGGCAGCCCCGTACTGGCCGACGGAATTGACGCTGGTTCACATCACGATGGAGTGCTCCGAGGGGAACCGGGCCACGATCGTGCACCCCAACGCTGCCGGCCACGCGAACCTGGCGGCCCACGTCGAGGCCGCCGTCCGCGCGGCACTGTGTCCATGGGGGAAGCCATGGGGCGCACGTCCGCCGGAGTGGTGTACGACGTCCACTTGGTGA
- a CDS encoding MerR family transcriptional regulator, translating to MSEELRSGQVAEAAGVNIQTLRYYERRGLLAEPQRSPGGHRLYGDDAVTALRVIKAAQRLGFTLDEVAELLETGRHRHGRPVAGLQERAKAKIAEVDAKIADLTTIRTALTTAVDAGCDDLTACADSAHCPIPFTDLAEEHRHAGPCC from the coding sequence GTGAGCGAGGAGCTGCGCAGCGGTCAGGTCGCCGAGGCTGCCGGTGTGAACATCCAGACCCTGCGTTATTACGAACGTCGCGGCCTGCTGGCCGAGCCGCAGCGCAGTCCCGGCGGACACCGGCTGTACGGCGACGACGCGGTCACCGCGCTGCGCGTGATCAAGGCAGCCCAGCGCCTCGGCTTCACCCTGGACGAGGTCGCCGAGTTGCTGGAGACCGGCCGCCACCGCCACGGCCGACCCGTAGCCGGGCTGCAGGAGCGCGCGAAGGCGAAGATCGCCGAGGTCGACGCGAAGATCGCGGACCTGACCACCATCCGCACGGCCCTGACCACCGCCGTCGACGCGGGCTGTGACGACCTGACCGCGTGCGCCGACAGTGCTCACTGTCCCATCCCCTTCACCGACCTCGCCGAGGAGCATCGTCATGCCGGACCCTGTTGCTGA
- a CDS encoding DUF5707 domain-containing protein: MSRRIIVSGLAAVAVLGAAGAYAFVAQASEDGPVVKDSSADYMAPATGHDGSISFTTRVTDDSGVRSVKVLAWPGSMKPAPTAKEMSAVESATCTAAGDGAATCRYTAKVSGTDAATAPRGSWHVAVLVTAKDGDTVFVPRAADFTVTR, from the coding sequence ATGTCCAGGCGCATCATTGTTTCCGGGCTCGCCGCTGTTGCCGTACTGGGGGCGGCCGGTGCCTACGCCTTCGTGGCGCAGGCGTCCGAGGACGGACCGGTGGTGAAGGACAGCTCCGCCGACTACATGGCGCCGGCCACCGGCCACGACGGCTCGATCTCCTTCACGACCCGGGTGACCGATGACTCGGGAGTGCGGAGCGTGAAGGTTCTGGCCTGGCCGGGGAGTATGAAGCCGGCTCCGACGGCGAAGGAGATGTCCGCCGTCGAGTCCGCCACGTGCACGGCAGCCGGGGACGGAGCCGCTACGTGCCGGTACACCGCGAAGGTCTCCGGCACGGACGCCGCCACAGCACCGCGCGGGTCGTGGCACGTCGCGGTCCTTGTCACCGCGAAGGACGGCGACACGGTGTTCGTGCCCAGGGCGGCGGACTTCACTGTGACTCGCTGA
- a CDS encoding sodium/solute symporter: MTDFGSGTQATVLILFTVLVTLTLLMCVMAGPDRDDLTNFYTGYLSLTPLRNGLAIAGDYISAATVLSTTGIVALAGYDGYVLAVSTAMSLVLLMFLLAEPLRNAGKFTMGDVLARNMPGRAVRIASCVVTLAATLPFLVVQLSGAGSLLTFILGIPHSGGARTTCIVLVGSLMIIYAAIGGMRGTALIQMIKIVILLGTSLVVAVLVLNRFDWNPGDILRAAQHGSGAGSAYLQQGLQLGTSAGDRLDFASLQITVILGAACLPHITMRLYSARDVPAVRRSMSWAVGTVTTFCLIVIILGTGAAALVGSRYITAADPHGRTSVLILSRMLGGGPGSAGSTILYAAVAGTVFITLLSSVAGMTLAAASSLAHDLFTHAARRGQAAPRTEMTVAAWASVAVGAAAIALSTLVQNWDVGVLTTLAICIGASAVAPALTYSLFWRGFTRTGLLASLYGGAASALVLMVFSKAVSGTPASVFPNADFGWFPMQSTGLVSIPVGYLAGWLGSRLDHRRNAAQSQENQRLYEENEARLLAAAE, from the coding sequence ATGACCGACTTCGGCTCCGGGACGCAGGCCACCGTCCTGATCCTGTTCACCGTCCTGGTCACCCTCACCCTTCTCATGTGCGTGATGGCCGGACCGGACCGCGACGACCTGACGAACTTCTACACCGGCTATCTCTCGCTCACGCCGCTCAGGAACGGCCTGGCGATCGCCGGTGACTACATTTCCGCGGCCACGGTGCTGAGCACCACCGGCATCGTCGCGCTCGCCGGATACGACGGCTATGTCCTGGCGGTCAGCACCGCCATGTCGCTGGTGCTGCTGATGTTCCTGCTGGCCGAACCCCTGCGCAACGCCGGCAAGTTCACCATGGGCGACGTCCTGGCCCGCAACATGCCCGGGCGGGCCGTCCGTATCGCCTCCTGCGTGGTGACCCTGGCGGCGACCCTCCCCTTCCTGGTCGTCCAGCTCTCCGGGGCCGGGTCGCTGCTCACCTTCATCCTGGGCATCCCGCACTCGGGGGGCGCCAGGACGACATGCATCGTCCTCGTCGGCAGCCTGATGATCATTTACGCGGCGATCGGCGGCATGCGCGGCACCGCCCTCATCCAGATGATCAAGATCGTGATCCTGCTGGGCACCAGTCTCGTCGTCGCCGTCCTGGTCCTGAACCGCTTCGACTGGAACCCCGGCGACATCCTCCGGGCCGCCCAGCACGGCAGCGGCGCCGGCTCCGCCTACCTCCAGCAGGGTCTGCAACTGGGCACCTCCGCCGGTGACCGGCTGGACTTCGCCAGTCTCCAGATCACCGTGATCCTCGGCGCGGCCTGCCTGCCGCACATCACGATGCGCCTGTACTCCGCACGCGACGTACCCGCCGTGCGCCGCTCCATGTCGTGGGCGGTCGGCACGGTCACGACCTTCTGCCTGATCGTGATCATCCTGGGGACCGGTGCGGCGGCCCTGGTGGGATCCCGCTACATCACCGCGGCCGACCCGCACGGCAGGACGTCGGTGCTCATACTGTCCCGGATGCTCGGCGGCGGCCCCGGCTCCGCGGGCTCGACGATCCTCTACGCGGCCGTCGCCGGCACGGTGTTCATCACCCTGCTGTCCTCGGTCGCGGGGATGACCCTGGCCGCGGCCTCGTCGCTCGCCCACGACCTGTTCACCCACGCGGCGCGGCGCGGACAGGCGGCGCCGCGTACGGAGATGACGGTGGCGGCCTGGGCGAGCGTGGCCGTGGGAGCCGCCGCCATCGCGCTCTCCACCCTGGTCCAGAACTGGGACGTCGGCGTGCTGACGACACTGGCGATCTGCATCGGGGCGTCGGCCGTGGCCCCCGCGTTGACCTACTCCCTCTTCTGGCGAGGATTCACCCGTACCGGCCTGCTCGCGAGTCTCTACGGAGGCGCTGCCAGCGCCCTCGTGCTGATGGTCTTCTCCAAGGCCGTCTCGGGCACGCCGGCCTCGGTCTTCCCGAACGCGGACTTCGGCTGGTTCCCCATGCAGTCCACCGGCCTGGTCTCCATCCCGGTCGGCTATCTGGCGGGCTGGCTGGGCAGCCGTCTGGACCACCGACGCAACGCCGCCCAGAGCCAGGAGAACCAGCGGCTGTACGAGGAGAACGAGGCACGGCTGCTCGCCGCGGCGGAGTGA
- a CDS encoding DUF485 domain-containing protein, with the protein MTYADDHRHPPPAPTGWSRPQDRSHGHTPQHESYARDPWQQSYGRDVPRYDSYGYDALPYDPYGRAPRQEPYARETGRQNADLVALRSAYRVLRRVSTLTALGSFVLYVLLSCFAPDLMGSAIAGEVSLGMALGVFQLVVTFAAILWYGRSARRSVDPLARLVRERTDASAARNAGVAR; encoded by the coding sequence ATGACATACGCCGACGACCACCGGCATCCGCCACCCGCACCGACGGGCTGGTCGCGGCCGCAGGACCGGTCCCATGGCCACACTCCTCAGCACGAGTCGTATGCGCGGGATCCGTGGCAGCAGTCGTACGGACGCGACGTCCCCCGGTACGACTCGTACGGATACGACGCCCTGCCGTACGACCCGTACGGACGCGCTCCCCGGCAGGAACCGTACGCGCGCGAGACCGGGCGCCAGAACGCCGACCTCGTTGCCCTGCGCTCGGCCTACCGCGTGCTGCGCCGGGTCTCCACGCTGACCGCGCTCGGCTCCTTCGTGCTGTACGTGCTGCTGTCCTGCTTCGCGCCGGACCTGATGGGATCCGCCATCGCCGGAGAGGTGAGCCTGGGCATGGCGCTGGGCGTCTTCCAGCTCGTCGTCACCTTCGCGGCGATCCTCTGGTACGGACGCAGCGCACGACGCTCCGTGGACCCGCTGGCACGGCTCGTCAGGGAACGGACGGACGCGTCGGCGGCCCGGAACGCCGGGGTGGCGCGATGA
- a CDS encoding DUF418 domain-containing protein — MAQNASPDVPAAVSRPLETQRASAPADAPSRGRLSPGRLIGIDLARGLAVFGMYSAHVGPDVSIGGPLGFLLETARGRSSALFALLAGFSLVIITGRPRSRTGRAGRQAVGRVVIRAAVLLVLGYALTALGTDVDVILSFYALLFVTVLPLYRLRAGTLALVAAAGALILPQALHVIRNSIEEGNWADTVTAWDPLARMTGTDGITELMFIGAYPVLTWIPFLLVGMAVAKLDITRPGVRARLAITGAMLGLLGYGGSWLALRLVPHALTAVADATGSSAASAWWSDTVGEPDGHAPLAWLLVAAPHSQTTFSILGNTGVALLVVVVCLTVADRMPRLTRLATPVSAVGMMALTVYVLHIVALWFFTDVWYVAAVQDNTMAALPALLAFIGAAALLATVWTRLFRRGPFEHLLHLATRPVQHIK, encoded by the coding sequence ATGGCCCAGAACGCATCGCCGGACGTACCGGCGGCGGTGTCACGTCCGCTCGAGACGCAGCGCGCCTCCGCCCCGGCCGATGCGCCGTCGCGCGGACGACTGTCGCCCGGACGACTGATCGGCATAGACCTGGCTCGCGGCCTCGCGGTCTTCGGCATGTACTCCGCTCATGTCGGCCCGGACGTGTCGATCGGCGGACCCCTGGGGTTTCTGCTGGAGACGGCGCGGGGCCGCTCGTCCGCGCTCTTCGCGCTGCTCGCCGGGTTCTCGCTGGTCATCATCACCGGACGGCCCCGCTCCCGGACCGGGCGCGCCGGCCGCCAGGCGGTCGGCCGAGTCGTGATCCGTGCCGCCGTCCTCCTGGTGCTCGGATACGCCCTGACCGCGCTGGGCACCGACGTCGACGTGATCCTCAGCTTCTACGCGCTGCTCTTCGTGACCGTCCTGCCGCTGTACCGGCTGCGGGCGGGAACGCTGGCGCTCGTCGCCGCCGCGGGGGCGCTGATCCTGCCGCAGGCGCTGCATGTGATCCGGAATTCGATCGAGGAGGGGAACTGGGCGGACACCGTCACCGCCTGGGACCCACTGGCGCGGATGACCGGCACCGACGGCATCACCGAACTGATGTTCATCGGCGCGTATCCGGTCCTCACCTGGATACCGTTCCTGCTCGTCGGCATGGCAGTGGCCAAACTCGATATCACCCGGCCCGGCGTCCGGGCCCGACTGGCCATCACCGGTGCGATGCTCGGCCTCCTCGGCTACGGCGGCTCCTGGCTGGCCCTGCGTCTGGTCCCGCACGCCCTGACGGCCGTCGCGGACGCCACGGGCAGTTCGGCAGCGTCGGCATGGTGGTCGGACACCGTGGGCGAACCCGACGGTCACGCCCCGCTGGCCTGGCTGCTGGTGGCCGCGCCGCACAGCCAGACGACGTTCTCCATACTCGGCAACACCGGTGTCGCCCTGCTGGTCGTGGTCGTCTGTCTGACCGTCGCGGACCGGATGCCACGGCTCACGCGTCTGGCCACACCCGTCTCGGCGGTCGGCATGATGGCGCTGACGGTCTACGTCCTGCACATCGTCGCCCTCTGGTTCTTCACCGACGTCTGGTACGTGGCCGCGGTCCAGGACAACACGATGGCCGCGCTCCCCGCTCTGCTCGCCTTCATAGGGGCCGCAGCCCTCCTCGCAACCGTGTGGACCCGCCTGTTCCGCCGAGGCCCCTTCGAGCACCTGCTCCACCTCGCCACCCGGCCCGTACAGCACATCAAGTAG
- a CDS encoding SDR family NAD(P)-dependent oxidoreductase — protein MTAGESATVAARSAQADGGPLQGKVAIVTGGASGLGRASALALAEAGAQVVVADLDARGGQEVADLVGGRFRACDVSDLDANRALVDFAQEQYGGVDIALLNAGVATGCGVGEDFDPARYRRAMGANLDGVVFGAHAVLPALRARGGGSIVATASLAGLAAVPLDPLYAANKHAVVGLARSLGPALAPDNVRFNAVCPGFAESRIIDPLRDMLSEQGLPVIPAQVVADTVLRIVTGDGTGECWFIQAGREPEPFRFRNVPGPGSSSGSGKVATGI, from the coding sequence GTGACCGCCGGCGAGAGCGCGACCGTCGCCGCACGGAGCGCACAGGCGGACGGCGGCCCGCTCCAGGGCAAGGTGGCCATCGTCACCGGCGGTGCCAGCGGGCTGGGCCGGGCCTCGGCGCTGGCGCTCGCCGAGGCCGGGGCCCAGGTGGTCGTCGCCGACCTCGACGCGCGGGGCGGCCAGGAGGTCGCCGACCTGGTCGGCGGCCGGTTCCGCGCCTGTGACGTCTCGGACCTCGACGCCAACCGCGCCCTGGTCGACTTCGCCCAGGAGCAGTACGGCGGCGTCGACATCGCGTTGCTCAACGCGGGGGTGGCGACCGGCTGCGGGGTCGGCGAGGACTTCGACCCGGCGCGCTACCGCCGTGCGATGGGCGCCAACCTCGACGGCGTCGTCTTCGGTGCCCACGCGGTGCTGCCGGCACTGCGGGCGCGCGGTGGCGGCTCGATCGTGGCGACCGCGTCCCTGGCGGGCCTGGCGGCGGTGCCGCTCGATCCCCTGTATGCGGCCAACAAGCACGCCGTCGTCGGACTCGCACGCTCTCTGGGACCGGCCCTCGCGCCGGACAACGTGCGCTTCAACGCCGTCTGCCCGGGGTTCGCCGAGTCGCGGATCATCGACCCGCTGCGCGACATGCTCTCCGAGCAGGGACTGCCGGTCATCCCGGCTCAGGTCGTCGCGGACACGGTGCTGCGGATCGTCACCGGCGACGGCACCGGGGAGTGCTGGTTCATCCAGGCCGGCCGCGAGCCGGAGCCGTTCCGCTTCCGCAATGTGCCCGGTCCCGGTTCCAGTTCCGGTTCCGGCAAGGTCGCCACCGGTATCTGA
- a CDS encoding response regulator: MIRVLVVDDEALVRGGFTHILNAADDIEVVAAVPGGEAVRTVRESHPDVVLLDIRMPDVDGLSVLADLRRMPDPPVVAMLTTFDADEYVATALRSGAAGFLLKDTDPEQLPYLVRALAEGGTVLSSKVTRTVVDAYLDKDVREPAVHLTARLTERERAVLVLMARGLANTDIGERLHLSTGTVKGHVSAVLSKLRVSSRVQAVLVAERAGLLTPSQDEDAG, encoded by the coding sequence GTGATCCGGGTCCTGGTGGTCGACGACGAAGCCCTGGTCCGCGGGGGCTTCACGCACATCCTCAACGCGGCGGACGACATCGAGGTCGTGGCAGCCGTCCCCGGCGGCGAGGCCGTCCGAACGGTGCGCGAGTCACACCCCGACGTCGTTCTGCTGGACATCCGGATGCCGGACGTGGACGGGCTCAGCGTGCTGGCCGACCTGCGCCGTATGCCGGACCCCCCGGTGGTGGCCATGCTCACCACGTTCGACGCCGACGAATACGTGGCGACCGCCCTGCGCTCGGGCGCGGCCGGCTTTCTGCTCAAGGACACCGACCCGGAGCAGCTGCCCTACCTCGTACGAGCCCTGGCCGAGGGCGGGACCGTGCTGTCGTCCAAGGTCACACGTACGGTGGTGGACGCCTACCTCGACAAGGACGTGCGTGAGCCCGCCGTCCACCTCACGGCCCGGCTGACCGAGCGCGAGCGCGCCGTCCTCGTGCTCATGGCCCGGGGCCTGGCCAACACAGACATCGGTGAACGGCTGCACCTGAGCACCGGCACGGTGAAGGGCCATGTCAGCGCCGTACTCAGCAAACTGCGCGTGAGCAGCCGCGTGCAGGCGGTGCTGGTCGCCGAGCGAGCGGGCCTGCTCACGCCGTCGCAGGACGAGGACGCCGGGTGA
- a CDS encoding alpha/beta hydrolase, translating into MAISGSIAVRARRAAAVATAVSCLAVVGTAQNVSAADGPAPSVPPRLEWKPCARGPEFDCATVKVPLDYLHPGRRTIELAVVKRKATGHGRRIGTLFFNPGGPGGPGTVEMPQNYQFFPQEIRERFDIVSWDPRGVGNSTAVNCFASPEAAKAWMSGRPAGFPVGERQRAAWIAAYKDLSRRCRQRDPELLRHVSTADSARDLDQLRRAVGEPQLTYLGISYGTFLGATYANLFPGQVRAMVLDSNIDPQAWTNHASDEEPELPVFLRMGSDRGAAATLDQFLTLCGSTTTDGCAFSAGSPRATRDKFDELTRRLRTHPVGAWTYGRSIGDVVSALNVVHPGWTELAGKLQDLWQGRVPKPSAPQPAPPVPVPYLGEEQGGAVLCSDSPNPRDPGVYHALEEAAAISAGDAGRFWTWAAEPCATWPAVATNRYRGPWNRPTAHPVLVVGTRYDPATPYRAAQAMAEDLADARLLTNDGYGHTTMLNPSSCVDAYESRYLIDGTLPPAGATCRPDRAPFTAPEPRGGVATGGGGLAAAS; encoded by the coding sequence ATGGCCATATCCGGCTCCATAGCCGTCCGAGCGCGTCGTGCCGCTGCCGTCGCCACGGCGGTGAGCTGCTTGGCGGTCGTAGGCACCGCACAGAACGTCAGCGCGGCCGACGGACCGGCGCCGTCGGTGCCTCCGCGGTTGGAGTGGAAACCCTGCGCTCGGGGCCCGGAGTTCGACTGCGCGACCGTGAAGGTGCCGCTGGACTACCTCCACCCCGGTCGTCGCACCATCGAACTGGCGGTCGTCAAGCGGAAGGCGACCGGCCACGGCCGGCGTATCGGCACCCTGTTCTTCAACCCCGGCGGTCCCGGCGGCCCCGGAACGGTGGAGATGCCGCAGAACTACCAGTTCTTCCCGCAGGAGATACGGGAGCGGTTCGACATCGTCAGCTGGGATCCACGCGGAGTCGGCAACAGCACCGCCGTGAACTGCTTCGCGAGTCCCGAGGCAGCCAAGGCCTGGATGTCGGGCAGGCCGGCCGGCTTCCCCGTGGGCGAGCGGCAGCGGGCGGCCTGGATCGCCGCGTACAAGGATCTGTCCCGGCGCTGCCGGCAGCGCGACCCCGAGCTTCTGCGCCATGTGTCGACCGCGGACAGCGCCCGCGACCTCGACCAGCTGCGCCGGGCGGTGGGTGAACCACAACTGACCTACCTGGGCATCTCCTACGGCACGTTCCTCGGCGCCACTTATGCCAACCTCTTTCCCGGCCAGGTCCGCGCCATGGTTCTCGACAGCAACATCGATCCGCAGGCCTGGACGAACCACGCCTCCGACGAGGAACCCGAACTACCGGTGTTCCTGCGCATGGGTTCGGACCGCGGCGCGGCGGCAACCCTGGACCAGTTCCTCACCCTGTGCGGATCGACCACCACCGACGGCTGCGCCTTCTCGGCCGGCAGCCCCAGAGCGACGCGGGACAAGTTCGACGAGCTGACGCGGCGTCTTCGGACACATCCCGTGGGCGCGTGGACCTACGGCCGGTCGATCGGTGACGTGGTGAGCGCCCTCAACGTCGTCCACCCCGGCTGGACGGAGCTCGCCGGCAAGTTGCAGGACCTGTGGCAGGGACGCGTACCGAAGCCGTCCGCGCCCCAGCCCGCACCGCCCGTACCGGTCCCGTACCTGGGCGAGGAACAGGGTGGTGCCGTGCTCTGCTCCGACAGCCCCAATCCACGCGACCCCGGTGTCTACCACGCACTGGAGGAGGCAGCCGCCATCAGCGCGGGCGATGCCGGGCGCTTCTGGACCTGGGCGGCGGAGCCGTGTGCCACCTGGCCGGCGGTCGCCACGAACCGCTATCGAGGCCCGTGGAACCGGCCGACGGCCCACCCGGTGCTGGTGGTCGGCACCAGATACGACCCCGCCACGCCCTACCGGGCAGCGCAGGCCATGGCCGAGGATCTGGCCGACGCCCGCCTGCTCACCAACGACGGGTACGGGCACACCACCATGCTCAATCCCAGCAGTTGCGTCGACGCGTACGAGAGCCGCTACCTCATCGACGGCACCCTCCCGCCGGCCGGAGCGACGTGCCGTCCGGACAGGGCCCCGTTCACCGCACCCGAGCCGCGGGGCGGCGTCGCCACGGGCGGCGGCGGGCTGGCCGCCGCCTCTTGA
- a CDS encoding NADP-dependent oxidoreductase encodes MSATNRQIRLAARPVGDVKPEDWEHCSGLVEEPGPGRFAGRTRVISLDPAMRGWLDDRPSYLPPVGIGEVMRAGSVIEVTASNHPDYQPGDHVVGTFGVQEYVVSDARGAMKIDTSLAPPSTYLGALGMPGMTAYFGLLDVGALKDGETVVVSGAAGAVGTIVGQIAKAKGCRVVGIAGGPEKCALLTDELGFDAAIDYRAEDVRKALRLHAPDGIDVYFDNVGGEILDAALTRLAMHARVVVCGAISQYNNDTPVHGPSNYLSLLVRRARMEGFVVFDYAKRYAEAAQEISALIGAGRIKVKEHVVRGTLDDFPETLQMLFRGENVGKLVLELS; translated from the coding sequence ATGTCTGCGACCAACCGTCAGATCCGTCTGGCAGCGCGCCCCGTGGGTGACGTGAAACCCGAGGACTGGGAGCACTGTTCCGGGCTCGTCGAGGAACCGGGCCCGGGGCGGTTCGCTGGCCGGACGCGCGTCATCTCCCTGGACCCGGCCATGCGGGGGTGGCTGGACGACCGCCCCTCCTATCTGCCGCCGGTGGGCATCGGTGAGGTGATGCGCGCCGGATCGGTCATCGAGGTCACCGCGTCCAACCATCCCGACTACCAGCCGGGCGACCACGTGGTCGGCACGTTCGGCGTCCAGGAGTACGTGGTCTCCGACGCCCGGGGCGCCATGAAGATCGACACCTCCCTCGCCCCGCCCTCCACCTATCTGGGGGCGCTGGGCATGCCCGGCATGACCGCCTATTTCGGCCTGCTGGACGTAGGGGCACTGAAGGACGGCGAGACCGTGGTGGTGTCCGGGGCGGCCGGCGCGGTGGGAACCATCGTGGGTCAGATCGCGAAGGCCAAGGGCTGCCGGGTCGTGGGCATCGCCGGAGGGCCGGAGAAGTGCGCGCTGCTCACCGACGAGCTGGGATTCGACGCGGCGATCGACTACCGCGCCGAGGACGTCAGGAAGGCGCTGCGCCTTCACGCCCCTGACGGCATCGACGTCTACTTCGACAACGTCGGAGGGGAGATCCTCGACGCCGCCCTGACCCGTCTGGCGATGCACGCGCGCGTCGTGGTCTGCGGCGCGATCAGCCAGTACAACAACGACACGCCGGTCCACGGCCCGTCCAACTACCTCTCGCTGCTGGTGCGTCGCGCCCGCATGGAGGGCTTCGTCGTCTTCGACTACGCCAAGCGCTACGCGGAGGCCGCACAGGAGATCTCCGCCCTGATCGGCGCCGGCCGCATCAAGGTCAAGGAACACGTGGTGAGGGGCACTCTGGACGACTTCCCCGAGACGCTGCAGATGCTCTTCCGCGGCGAGAACGTCGGCAAGCTCGTGCTGGAGCTGTCGTGA
- a CDS encoding sensor histidine kinase — MSRRGVPAPLVDAVLVLLALVDAWGRVGFDSPLPMACALLAAGALSLRRRAPLATFVLTLPTAMLSDAVFATIAALYTLSSLSRHRVLLAGCALTYGVIDFLPWPWSSLEAAELDQIDTLLHISYTLATAAAPVFLGQLVQARRDLSLRLAEITEAREQERQLAAQSILAQERAQLAREMHDVVSHQVSLIAVQAGALQVGSQDAQTRKAAATIRQLSVQTLDELRHMVSVLRASGSRPTELTPQPSLADLQSLVDSSGIETELKTDLPTSLPPTVQRAVYRTVQEALTNVRKHAPGASASVQIRQEDGTVHTLITNDAPTRPVLALPSAHHGLAGLRQRAELLGGRVTSGPTAEGGYELHLELPVEQNG; from the coding sequence GTGAGCCGCCGAGGGGTGCCGGCTCCGCTGGTGGACGCCGTCCTCGTGCTGCTCGCGCTGGTGGACGCGTGGGGCCGTGTCGGCTTCGACTCGCCGTTGCCCATGGCCTGCGCGTTGCTCGCCGCCGGAGCCCTGTCCCTGCGTCGTCGCGCACCACTGGCAACCTTCGTCCTCACCCTGCCCACGGCCATGCTCTCCGACGCGGTGTTCGCCACGATCGCCGCGCTGTACACGCTCTCCTCGCTCAGCCGCCACCGCGTCCTGCTGGCCGGCTGCGCCCTGACCTACGGGGTCATCGACTTCCTGCCCTGGCCCTGGTCGTCCCTGGAGGCCGCCGAACTCGACCAGATCGACACCCTCCTGCACATCAGTTACACCCTGGCCACCGCGGCGGCACCCGTCTTCCTGGGCCAGCTCGTGCAGGCCCGACGCGACCTGTCCCTGCGGCTCGCCGAGATCACCGAGGCACGCGAGCAGGAACGGCAGCTGGCCGCCCAGAGCATCCTCGCCCAGGAACGCGCCCAACTGGCCCGCGAGATGCACGACGTGGTCTCCCACCAGGTCAGCCTGATCGCCGTACAGGCCGGAGCGCTCCAGGTGGGCAGCCAGGACGCGCAGACCAGAAAGGCCGCGGCCACGATCCGGCAGCTCAGTGTGCAGACGCTCGACGAACTGCGGCACATGGTCAGCGTGCTGCGCGCCTCCGGCAGCCGCCCCACAGAACTCACCCCCCAGCCGTCCCTGGCCGACCTGCAGAGCCTCGTCGACAGCAGCGGTATCGAAACAGAGCTGAAGACGGACCTGCCGACCTCCCTTCCGCCCACCGTCCAGCGCGCCGTCTACCGCACGGTGCAGGAAGCCCTCACCAACGTCCGCAAACACGCTCCCGGCGCCTCGGCAAGCGTCCAGATCCGCCAAGAGGACGGCACCGTCCACACCCTCATCACCAACGATGCACCCACCCGGCCCGTACTCGCCCTGCCCAGCGCCCACCACGGCCTCGCCGGCCTGCGCCAACGCGCCGAACTCCTCGGCGGCCGCGTCACCTCCGGCCCCACGGCCGAGGGCGGCTACGAACTCCACCTGGAACTGCCCGTCGAACAGAACGGGTGA
- a CDS encoding S1 RNA-binding domain-containing protein — MKVVLPGGTGQVGTVLDRAMTAAGHEVVVLTRRPEREREIGWDGRTPGPWAEAIITVPELSWTRFEAASDVVQVGQRVSGEFLQFDTWNLEARMSLRATRPDPFQTFADRTAVGQELRGRITKLVPFGVFVQVADGIEGLVHLRELTPEPVEYPSDAVQSGDEITVVVAAIDREQRRLTLSRRQGPPAHR, encoded by the coding sequence ATGAAGGTAGTGCTACCCGGGGGAACCGGGCAGGTGGGTACGGTCCTGGACCGTGCGATGACGGCCGCCGGGCATGAGGTCGTGGTGTTGACCCGGCGCCCGGAGCGGGAGCGTGAAATCGGCTGGGACGGGCGCACACCGGGCCCCTGGGCGGAGGCGATCATCACGGTCCCCGAACTGTCCTGGACGCGTTTCGAAGCGGCTTCGGACGTCGTACAGGTCGGCCAGCGCGTTTCCGGTGAGTTCCTTCAGTTCGACACATGGAATCTGGAGGCCAGAATGTCCTTGCGGGCGACGCGGCCGGACCCCTTCCAGACGTTCGCCGACCGCACCGCCGTAGGACAGGAACTACGTGGACGTATAACCAAGTTGGTCCCGTTCGGTGTCTTCGTCCAGGTCGCCGATGGCATCGAGGGACTGGTCCACCTGCGCGAACTCACCCCGGAGCCGGTCGAATACCCGTCGGATGCCGTCCAGTCCGGCGACGAGATCACGGTCGTCGTCGCGGCGATCGACCGGGAGCAACGCAGACTGACCCTCTCGCGGCGACAGGGCCCACCCGCACACCGGTGA